In one window of Eleutherodactylus coqui strain aEleCoq1 chromosome 10, aEleCoq1.hap1, whole genome shotgun sequence DNA:
- the LOC136579663 gene encoding lysophosphatidic acid receptor 6-like: MLNSSGNLSACGPQPISLFLPISLSVFFFIGFVLNCISLWIFWFWVKQWNSTVILQFNLAISDAIITPAAPLIIIYSLTDHWTFGTFLCQFKVFLLSTHMYGSIYFLTLISIHRYFTVAQNVRRKALTTKPFITRLCIAVWVCLLLQGIPFFLVLQTSEVHGVTKCLSIHQSDQAILFFVWNWVILFSGLLLPFMTTLVCYSLLIRYMLNVNPMNTLTNVMVSKSVQTIFVSLVIFIICYIPVHITRTMGVTIILFFPTMCSLLEGVEVVYYITWMLSGTNCCMDPIIYCFASDRFNDTITRRYSLRLSHRQGSKDVSFRRSSPWSSLEQDKNRLSLA, encoded by the coding sequence ATGCTGAACTCATCTGGAAACCTCAGTGCCTGTGGCCCTCAGCCCATCAGCCTCTTCCTCCCCATCTCCCTGAGTGTTTTCTTCTTCATTGGCTTCGTGTTGAATTGTATTAGTTTGTGGATATTCTGGTTTTGGGTAAAACAATGGAATTCGACGGTGATTCTCCAGTTCAACCTGGCCATCTCCGATGCCATCATCACGCCGGCTGCTCCTCTGATCATCATCTACTCCTTGACCGACCACTGGACCTTCGGAACCTTCTTGTGCCAGTTCAAGGTCTTCCTTCTCAGCACTCACATGTACGGGAGTATCTATTTTCTTACTCTCATCAGTATTCACCGATATTTTACTGTTGCCCAGAATGTTAGAAGAAAGGCCTTGACCACCAAGCCGTTCATCACGAGGCTCTGCATCGCCGTCTGGGTTTGTCTTCTCCTACAAGGaattccattttttcttgttcTACAAACTTCTGAAGTTCATGGAGTCACCAAATGTCTCAGTATCCATCAAAGTGATCAggccattttattttttgtttggaaCTGGGTCATCCTCTTCTCGGGTCTCCTCCTTCCTTTCATGACTACCTTGGTCTGCTACAGTCTCCTGATTCGATATATGCTCAATGTCAATCCAATGAACACTCTCACGAATGTCATGGTCTCCAAGTCTGTACAGACCATATTTGTCTCTTTAGTCATCTTCATCATCTGCTATATTCCGGTCCACATCACCAGAACCATGGGGGTCACCATCATCTTGTTTTTCCCAACCATGTGCTCTTTACTGGAAGGCGTTGAGGTGGTCTACTACATCACATGGATGTTATCAGGAACCAACTGCTGTATGGACCCTATAATATACTGTTTCGCCTCGGACAGGTTTAATGACACCATTACAAGACGTTATAGTTTACGGTTGAGCCATAGACAAGGCAGTAAAGACGTCAGCTTCAGAAGATCGTCACCATGGTCGTCCCTCGAACAGGACAAAAACAGACTGTCTCTGGCATGA